One Heptranchias perlo isolate sHepPer1 chromosome 5, sHepPer1.hap1, whole genome shotgun sequence DNA window includes the following coding sequences:
- the msh5 gene encoding mutS protein homolog 5, which translates to MSNFATPAQQSAAVSVVADDVDVSAPPEVYASVLWHGGLLGLAYYSVNDCTVYIMPDAPDEEDLRLLRKVIQEIQPRCILTSAKQDRNMADFLKTTGTANNGGDGKPEIALFPNVDFGLNISKQRVLSVNLPFIPTHLTEAEKIMYLASIIPFESATMLRALGGLLKFLERRRIGVELEDPNVSVPILAFRKFALNDTVHIDQDAYCVLQIFKSEVHPSVYKLASGLKEGLSLFGVMNRCKSQWGAKLMRLWFMRPTKNLEELNKRLDVIQFFMQARNTEIVQTLQDCLKHIKNVPMILKRMTLSYTKVNDWQGLYKTVYNSVCIGDTCRSLSRSVELFAKISQTFTDDLHYIASLINKVVDFAGSNAENRFTVKPNVDPAIDEKKRKLMGLSDFLTEVARNELTLLDNRIPSCCVIYIPLIGFLLTIPRLPSMVDKNDFEIEGLDFMFLSEGRLHYRSARTKELDTMLGDLHCEIRDLETAVMYQLQVKILEKSAVLYDVMEYAAQLDCLIAMAVVARENTYTRPRLTSKNIVNIKDGRHPLMELCTRTFVSNPISSGQEHGKIRVLTGPNSSGKSVYLKEVGLIVFMALIGSYVPATEADIGLIDGIYTRIQSRESVSVGLSTFIIDLNQVAAAVNNATERSLVLIDEFGKGTNSVDGLSLLAAVLRHWVQQDVKCPHIFVSTNFHSLVQLNLIPTSTLMRYLMLETIQDGEELVFFYQLKEGVSTDSHAANIAILAGMPPQVVQRGIQVSELYRRGEPIRHVDCPSKANQFEGYKALVDKFLQLDLNDPSVDLQEFLSKEVLSFATSEL; encoded by the coding sequence ATGAGTAACTTTGCAACCCCGGCCCAGCAGTCTGCGGCTGTGAGCGTGGTGGCAGACGATGTGGATGTTTCGGCTCCGCCCGAGGTATATGCGAGTGTCTTGTGGCATGGCGGACTGCTGGGGCTCGCTTACTACAGCGTAAATGATTGCACCGTCTACATCATGCCGGATGCCCCCGACGAAGAGGATCTCAGATTGCTGAGGAAAGTGATCCAAGAGATCCAGCCCCGGTGCATCCTAACAAGTGCAAAGCAAGACCGTAACATGGCGGACTTCCTCAAGACAACGGGGACCGCCAACAACGGAGGGGATGGGAAGCCAGAAATAGCACTCTTCCCCAACGTGGACTTCGGGCTCAATATCAGCAAGCAGCGAGTATTGTCGGTGAACCTGCCCTTCATCCCCACTCACCTGACTGAAGCGGAAAAGATCATGTATCTGGCGTCAATCATACCATTTGAGAGCGCCACCATGTTGCGAGCACTTGGGGGGCTGTTGAAGTTTCTAGAGAGGAGGAGGATTGGTGTGGAATTGGAAGATCCCAATGTGAGTGTCCCTATCCTAGCATTCAGGAAATTTGCACTGAATGACACCGTGCACATTGACCAGGACGCCTACTGCGTGTTGCAGATTTTCAAGTCAGAAGTGCACCCATCTGTGTACAAACTGGCATCAGGACTGAAAGAGGGGCTCAGCTTGTTCGGAGTTATGAATCGCTGCAAATCTCAATGGGGGGCAAAGCTGATGAGGTTGTGGTTTATGCGCCCGACGAAGAACCTAGAGGAGTTGAACAAACGGCTGGATGTCATCCAGTTTTTCATGCAGGCGAGAAACACCGAGATAGTGCAAACACTTCAAGACTGCTTGAAGCACATCAAAAATGTCCCAATGATTCTGAAGAGGATGACACTGTCCTACACCAAAGTGAATGATTGGCAAGGTCTTTATAAGACCGTGTACAATTCTGTGTGCATTGGAGACACTTGCAGGTCCCTGTCGAGGTCTGTGGAACTCTTTGCAAAGATCTCTCAGACTTTCACAGATGATCTTCATTATATCGCCAGCCTCATAAATAAAGTGGTGGATTTTGCAGGTAGTAATGCGGAGAATAGATTCACAGTTAAGCCAAACGTGGACCCAGCCATAGATGAAAAAAAACGTAAACTGATGGGTCTGTCAGATTTCTTAACTGAAGTAGCAAGGAATGAATTAACACTACTGGACAACAGGATTCCTTCATGCTGTGTTATATACATCCCACTGATTGGATTTCTTCTAACTATTCCACGTCTTCCAAGCATGGTAGACAAGAATGATTTTGAAATAGAAGGGCTGGATTTCATGTTTCTCTCTGAAGGTAGACTTCATTATAGAAGTGCTAGGACCAAGGAGCTTGATACAATGTTGGGAGACTTGCACTGTGAAATCCGGGACCTTGAGACAGCTGTCATGTACCAGTTGCAGGTGAAGATTTTAGAGAAGTCTGCAGTCCTttatgatgtgatggagtatgcaGCTCAGTTGGATTGCCTAATTGCTATGGCTGTTGTAGCCCGAGAGAACACCTACACAAGACCAAGACTAACCAGCAAGAATATAGTCAACATCAAAGATGGAAGACATCCTCTGATGGAACTGTGCACAAGAACATTTGTTTCAAATCCCATCAGCAGTGGTCAGGAACATGGAAAGATTCGAGTCCTCACTGGTCCAAATTCTAGTGGGAAAAGTGTATATCTCAAGGAGGTTGGGCTAATAGTGTTTATGGCACTGATAGGTAGTTACGTCCCTGCCACAGAGGCAGATATTGGTCTAATAGATGGAATTTACACTCGGATCCAAAGCCGTGAATCTGTGTCTGTGGGACTCTCCACCTTCATCATAGATTTGAACCAGGTGGCGGCTGCAGTTAACAATGCTACAGAGAGGTCCCTGGTGCTAATTGATGAATTTGGAAAAGGAACCAACAGTGTGGATGGCTTGTCTCTTCTTGCAGCTGTATTGAGACACTGGGTGCAGCAAGATGTGAAATGCCCCCATATTTTTGTATCTACCAACTTTCACAGTTTGGTCCAGCTTAACCTCATCCCCACTAGTACTCTTATGCGTTACCTAATGCTAGAGACCATCCAGGATGGAGAGGAGCTGGTATTTTTCTACCAGCTGAAGGAGGGAGTGTCCACTGACAGCCATGCTGCCAATATAGCTATACTGGCTGGGATGCCACCACAGGTGGTGCAGCGAGGAATACAGGTTTCTGAGCTGTACCGCAGAGGAGAACCTATTCgtcatgttgactgtccttcaaAAGCAAACCAATTTGAGGGATACAAGGCATTGGTGGATAAGTTTCTTCAGTTGGACCTCAATGACCCCAGTGTGGACTTGCAGGAATTTTTGAGCAAGGAGGTGCTGTCATTTGCGACATCTGAGCTTTAA